Within Desulfitobacterium chlororespirans DSM 11544, the genomic segment CCCATTCGGGGAATGGCAATAAAGAGGGGGATGTTTAAAACCTTGTATTTTCCTGAAAATCACGGCTTGTAAGGGTTGGCATATAAATTGCATATTTAAAGGATCGATTTCGAAATCAAATAACTAATATAAGGAGGAATAATTGTATGACAAAACCATGGAAACGCGAAGAAAATGGTGAAACCATTATTCGCACCTGCGCCTGGTCGCCGCCGGGCTGCCATCCGGTGGGATGCGGCTTGCAGCTGCACGTCAAAGACGGCGTACTGACGAGTGTGGAAGGAGATCCTGAGCATCCCATCACCCGGGGGGCGCTCTGCCCCCGCTGTCTGGCGCTGAAGGACGTCGTCTACCACAAGGATCGGATCATGTATCCCATGAAGCGCGATCCCAAAGATCGCGGCAAGGACAAATGGGAGCGGATCACCCTTAAGGAGGCCTTCGATCTCCTCGAAGAAAAAACCAGATACTTCACCGAAAAACATGGCCCCGAATCCATCGTCGTCTTCTGCGGTACCGGCCGCGAGGCGACAGTGTTTCACAATGAATTGACTTTCATGGGTTTCGGCTCGCCCAACGCCTGCTACGCCCAGAGCGGCTGGTCATGCTATGCACCGCGGGTTTCGCAGATGGCTTACCTGATGGGCGGCGGTTATCCGGAAATCGATTATGCCGCCCGCTATCCCGACCGCTATGAACACCCCGGCTGGGAAGCGCCCAAGTACATCATGCTCTGGGGCAAAGAACCGCTGAAATCCAATGCCGACGGTCTGTGGGGCCATGCGATCATCGATATGATGAAAAACTATGGTACGAAACTCATCTGCGTTGATCCCCGCATTAACTGGATAGGAACCCGCGCCGAGATCAATCTGCAATTGCGCCCGGGTACCGACGCGGCGTTAGCCTTAGGACTCTTAAACGTCATTATCACGGAAGACCTGTACGACCACGAAGCCGTGGAAAAATGGACGTTCGGCTTCGACCAGCTGGCCGAGCGCGTTAAGGAGTACCCGCCCGACAAGGTGGCCGAAATCACCTGGGTTCCCAAAGAACTGATCATCGACGCCGCCCGCAAGTTCGCCACCAGCAAACATTCGGCTCTCGGCTGGGGTTTGTCGGTGGATCAAAACCCCAACGGCATCCAGGTCGGCCAAGCCCTGCTTGCTTTGCTGGCCATTACCGACAATATTGACGTTCCGGGCGGCTGTACCCTCGGCCTGCCGATCACGGATGATACCAATGTGGATATGATCAACCGTGCTATGGAGGCCGGAACCGTTTCCGAGGAACTGTTTGAGAAACGCATCGGCGCCAAGGAGTATCCCTTTGTCTGCCAGCTGATGTCCACCAACCACCCGGACGCGGTGCTGGATACGCTGGAAAGCGGGGAACCCTACCGCCTGCGCATGGGCGTGTTCCAGAGCAGCAATGTCATCGGCGGTGCCATCTCCGCCGCGCAGGTACGCTGGCTGGAGGCTATGCAGAAGAGCCTGGAATTCGTCTGCGCCACCGAACTGTTTCATAACGCCACCACCATGGCTCTGGCAGATTTGGTGATCCCGCTGAAAACCTTCGCCGAGCATAATACCATGGTAGAATCCCACTACGGCTTCAATGTCGCTTTCAACGGCGCCTGCAACGCGGCTGTGGAGGTGGTGGAAGGCGTCAGCGATCTGGGCTTCATGATGGAAATCGGCAGGCGGATGTTCCCGGATTATTGGAACCAGTTTGAGAGCGAAGAAGATTATCAATCCAAAGTACGTATACCTGACAAACTGAGCTGGGAAGAATTCCGCGAGATCGGTATCCAACAGCCCGAGGAGATTTACCGCAAGGCGGAGAAAGGCTTGATGCGCTTTGACGGCGAGCCGGGCTATATGTCCACCACCGGCAAGATCGAGCTCTACTCCACCGTTTACGAGCATTTCGGCGACGATCCCCTGCCCTACTTTATCGAGCCGCCCCGCAGCCCGGTCAGCACCCCGGAGTTA encodes:
- a CDS encoding molybdopterin-dependent oxidoreductase, with protein sequence MTKPWKREENGETIIRTCAWSPPGCHPVGCGLQLHVKDGVLTSVEGDPEHPITRGALCPRCLALKDVVYHKDRIMYPMKRDPKDRGKDKWERITLKEAFDLLEEKTRYFTEKHGPESIVVFCGTGREATVFHNELTFMGFGSPNACYAQSGWSCYAPRVSQMAYLMGGGYPEIDYAARYPDRYEHPGWEAPKYIMLWGKEPLKSNADGLWGHAIIDMMKNYGTKLICVDPRINWIGTRAEINLQLRPGTDAALALGLLNVIITEDLYDHEAVEKWTFGFDQLAERVKEYPPDKVAEITWVPKELIIDAARKFATSKHSALGWGLSVDQNPNGIQVGQALLALLAITDNIDVPGGCTLGLPITDDTNVDMINRAMEAGTVSEELFEKRIGAKEYPFVCQLMSTNHPDAVLDTLESGEPYRLRMGVFQSSNVIGGAISAAQVRWLEAMQKSLEFVCATELFHNATTMALADLVIPLKTFAEHNTMVESHYGFNVAFNGACNAAVEVVEGVSDLGFMMEIGRRMFPDYWNQFESEEDYQSKVRIPDKLSWEEFREIGIQQPEEIYRKAEKGLMRFDGEPGYMSTTGKIELYSTVYEHFGDDPLPYFIEPPRSPVSTPELFEKYPFVLTTGGRVYPFFHSEHRQIDRLREINPQPIVEINSAAAKRLGIAEGEWVWIENELGRVKQVAHLTEGIGERVVHAQHGWWFPEQDGEEPNLFGFRQSNINVIMPHKAIGKMGFGDTFKCEICNIYKAAEQ